A single window of Bacteroidota bacterium DNA harbors:
- a CDS encoding aspartate carbamoyltransferase catalytic subunit — protein MTKLSTKHLLGIKDLTKDDIELIFLTADNFKEVINRPIKKVPSLRDTTIANLFFENSTRTKISFELAEKRLSADVINFSSSGSSVKKGETLIDTVNNILAMKVDMVVMRHPSPGAAMFLSKHVNSKIINAGDGAHEHPTQALLDAYSIREQLGDVKGKKVAIIGDILHSRVALSNIFCLQKLGAEVMVCGPTTLMPKYINSLGVKTEYDLRKALEWCDVANMLRIQLERQDIRYFPSLREYTMLYGVSKKLLDSLKKRIIIMHPGPINRGIEITSDVADSGQSIILNQVENGVAIRMAILYLLAGRAEE, from the coding sequence ATGACCAAACTAAGTACCAAACACCTGCTTGGAATAAAAGACCTGACCAAGGATGATATTGAACTTATTTTTTTAACTGCCGACAATTTTAAAGAAGTGATTAACCGCCCCATTAAGAAAGTTCCTTCATTGCGTGATACCACAATAGCCAACCTCTTCTTCGAGAATTCAACGCGCACCAAGATATCTTTCGAACTGGCCGAAAAGCGCCTCTCCGCTGATGTAATAAACTTTTCATCTTCGGGCTCATCGGTAAAAAAGGGAGAAACACTGATCGATACGGTGAATAATATCCTGGCCATGAAAGTGGACATGGTTGTTATGCGGCATCCCAGTCCTGGTGCGGCCATGTTCCTGTCAAAGCATGTAAATTCAAAGATTATCAATGCGGGAGATGGAGCGCACGAACATCCTACGCAGGCTTTATTGGACGCTTACTCTATACGTGAACAACTGGGTGATGTAAAAGGAAAAAAAGTAGCGATAATAGGGGATATCCTTCATTCGAGGGTGGCTTTGTCAAATATATTTTGTTTGCAAAAACTGGGTGCCGAGGTGATGGTATGCGGGCCGACAACTTTAATGCCTAAATACATCAATTCACTTGGTGTTAAAACGGAGTACGATCTTCGAAAAGCACTTGAATGGTGCGACGTGGCTAATATGCTCCGTATTCAGCTTGAAAGGCAGGATATCAGGTACTTCCCATCATTACGCGAGTATACTATGCTATATGGAGTAAGTAAAAAGCTGCTGGATTCGCTTAAAAAACGGATCATTATAATGCATCCGGGTCCTATTAACAGGGGTATTGAGATTACCAGTGATGTGGCCGACTCGGGCCAGTCGATCATATTGAACCAGGTCGAG
- the pyrR gene encoding bifunctional pyr operon transcriptional regulator/uracil phosphoribosyltransferase PyrR, translating into MKPKLILEKKAFELTITRLCYQLIEIHNKFSNTVIIGLQPRGVYLARRLHAELSNILKSKDLKLGSLDVTFHRDDFRMKELIPNSTQIDFIIEGKNVILIDDVLFTGRTIRAGLDAMLAFGRPNDVELLVLIDRRLSRNVPIQAKYVGKTIDSVASEKVKVEWKETDGSDGVWLYTNEEK; encoded by the coding sequence ATGAAGCCAAAACTGATTCTCGAAAAAAAAGCTTTCGAACTCACAATTACCCGGCTTTGTTACCAATTAATAGAAATTCATAATAAATTTTCAAACACCGTTATTATCGGGCTTCAGCCCAGAGGTGTGTATCTGGCTAGGCGCCTGCATGCGGAACTTTCCAATATTCTTAAAAGTAAGGATCTTAAATTAGGGAGCCTTGATGTGACTTTTCATCGGGATGATTTCCGGATGAAGGAGCTTATCCCGAACTCAACCCAGATCGACTTTATAATAGAGGGTAAAAATGTTATCCTTATTGACGATGTATTGTTTACCGGCCGAACTATACGTGCCGGGCTTGATGCCATGCTTGCCTTTGGCCGGCCAAATGATGTTGAATTGCTGGTACTGATAGACCGCAGGTTGAGCCGGAATGTGCCTATCCAGGCGAAATATGTCGGCAAAACAATTGATTCGGTGGCATCGGAAAAAGTAAAGGTAGAGTGGAAGGAAACGGACGGAAGTGACGGAGTATGGTTATATACAAATGAGGAAAAATAA